CCAACCCAGTGTTTACTCCTTCTACCAACCACCACGTTACGCACAACACCTGTAACGGCATCGCCTATTGATATGAGCAGCGCTGGCGTCACTGCTATCCACGGATTGCCGGTGATCAGCCATAGGATTGCAATGCCCAGCGCCCATGCTATACAGAAGTTGACCTCGTAGGCGTTATCTGGCACCTGGAACCAGTACATCAGCTTGTTTGTCGCCCTCGCTAATGCGAGACCGGCTGCTAGTACGAGACCCATGACCAGAGGGATGAGTGGACTTGTGAAGACGAAGGGTGTTAGAAAAGCTACTACGCCTCCTCCAAAAACATGGATGTACTTTCGGACGAAGTACACCGCGCGGTAGTATCCGAGGCCGATACCCCGTAGGGCGTTATAGAGGAGCTTGGAGAGAATTACGATTAGAGCAACATAGCCTAGCAACAATGCGCCAATGAGAGCCTCATTAGAGGGGGACAAACGGTGCCCCATGTGAAACGGCAAAAGCCTAGGGGTATTATGATGTAGCTACGACTCTGGTCTTTACTCTCCTCGGAACTTCGCTGCCCTCCTCTTCTCGAGGAATGCTCTGATGCCCTCCTTTGCGTCCTCGCTTGCAAGCAACGCCGAGAACATGCCAGCTTCTGCTGCGAGGCCCGCCGCTAGGCTTGACTCGGCTGCTGCCCTTACAACGCGCTTCGCAGCAGCTATGGCAAGTGGTGGTTTCTCGGCTAGCTTCTTGGCTAGTAGCCTCGCCTCGAATTCCAGCAGCGATGCTGGCACGACGTCAGCTACAAGTCCCCACTGTTCGGCTGTCTCAGCGTCGATCATCTCGCCGGTCATCACAAGCCATAGGGCGCGGGATACACCAAGGTGCTTTACGAGCCTCTGTGTACCGCCAGCACCGGGTATGAAGCCCAGGTTTATCTCGGGCTGACCTAGGGTGGCACGGTCGCTTGCTATTCTAATGTCGGCTGCTAGCGCGAGTTCCAGGCCTCCACCAAGTGCATACCCGTCAATGGCCACGATGATGGCTGCCGGGGCCTCCTCTAGCAACCTGGCGGTCTTGCCGAACTCCTCGCTTATCTCCAGCCAGGCCTTCTGCGGCTTAGTCTCGGCAATCTTCCTGATATCGAAGCCGGCTGATAGCACTCCACCCGCACCCATCAATACTATCGCTCGTGCACCCCGCGCGATCAGGGTCTCGATAGCCTCGCGTATACCCTTGAGCATATCGGGGTTGAGCGCGTTGCGCGCCTCTGGGCGGTTTAGTATGACCCATCCAATGTTCTCCTCCAGGCGGGCAACTACTTTGCCGCTGGCGAACTCCATCTTCTCGACACGATACTCGTGGAAGCCCTTGCCTGCAGAGACGCCAGTCTCGCCCTTCTCTACCTTCTCGCGTAGGATGCTTACCGCTTGATAGTCTGGGAGACCCCAGCGCTTAGCCTTGCTATCAATACTCTCGAGTATCTTGTCGAGGCCTATGAGGTCGCCTAGTGCAAGTATACCCATTGGTAGGTTTAGGCCAAGTACCGTCGCCTTATCCACGTCGCTCGGGTCTGCAACGCCGTTCTCGACTAGCCACGCACCCTCATTGACACCCATGTCGACCATTTGTATGTAATCCACTCTCTTTGCCACACGTGGCGGTAGGCTCGGTTTGAGGAACTTGCCGGGGCCCGGATACTTGTAGAAGCCCTCGCCGCTCTTAACGCCCAGCTTCCCGCTCTCAACCATCTCTTCGAACAACTTACACAGTGTCATGTTGAAGCCTCGGCTTATCATATTCTTCGAGAGGTCTACGAGGACGTCTAGCCCTATGTAGTCAGCCAGCTCAAAGGCCCCCATAGGGAAGCCTAGCTTGAAGCGTAGAGCTGCATCCACCTGCTCGATGGTGTAGACCCCCTTCTCGACGAGCCTGCATGATTCGTTGAGTATGCGTATCATTACACGGTTTACTATGAAACCGGGTACGTCCTTGCGCACAACAACCGGCTCCTTGCCGAGCCTCTTAGCGAGGGCAACAATAGTCTCAACGGTATCATCGCTAGTCTTGGCACCGCGAACAACCTCTACCAGCTTGAGGATCTGTGGCGGGTTGAAGAAGTGCATGCCTGCGACTTTCTCGGGTCTACTGGTAGCCTCAGCTATCTCGCTGATGGGTATGCTGCTCGTGTTAGTCGTTAGTATCGCGTGAGGCGGCGCCACCTCGTCAACGGTCTTGAAGACTTGCCTCTTTATCTCGAGCTTCTCTGGGACAGCCTCGACCATATAGTCGATGCCTTCAGCCGCCTTGCGTAGGTCAGTGCTTGTCTCTATCCTCGCCATCACAGCATCTATAGGCTCGCGAAGCGCGCCTTTAGACGCGAGCTTCTCTAGACTGGCCCTTATCCTTTCGAGCGCACGGCGCAGGAACTCCTCCTTTATATCCACGAGGCGCACACGGTAACCATTCATGGCGAATACTTGGGCTATACCGTGACCCATCACACCAGCGCCAACAACGAGAACTGTCTTGATCTCCTCTGGGCGTAGAGGCATCGTGAACTACACCCTCCCGGCAGAGGCACAACGGGATGGGAGGTTAAGTGTGGAGAGGCACCCTAAGAGCGTGATACTGGTACCTACCTTGGGGTATTGCTGTGGAAGAGTGCAGGCTGCCGTCATACGAGAGGAGGCTTAGCGAGGTTGGATTGGAGGCCCGTGAGACTCTCGCGTTGACACGCAACCTCCCGTCAATAAAACCGATAGTTGAGCGCGTAGAGGCATTCCTCGACTCTCTTCAAAAGGCTGAACGACCACAGATACTTCTTGTCGTGGGTGACTGGGGTGAGGGCAAAACCGCCCTCTACCAGGGCATCATCAAACCCAGGTGCGATGAGGGGAAGCTTGCGTGCACACGTGTAGTGGCATCCAACGTGTTCCATTGGATGCGCCGCGTTATCCGCGAGCTGCCACCCGGTGAAGCCTTCCTCTACGGCCTTGTCTGCTCCGCTCTCCACTCTAGGCGAGGCACTACATGCGATCCTAGGAGACTCGACGAGCTTGTCACAGAGCTATACGAGGATCTGTGCACGAAGAGGGGTTTAGCGTTCGGCACACCGCTACTCATCTACATAGATGAGTTCGAGGATATCGTCTCACTCTTTGACAGCCGAGATGGTCTTGAGGTGATAAGGGGTGTCATGGAGGGTCTAGTACAACTCGCTAATCGCGACCTAGCTATGCTTGAGGAGAGGGGGCTCGGTGACAAGATACATCTTGTGATAGCCGTATCTAGGTCTGCCCATAACGTGCTTCAAACGAGAGGCGAGACCGCCAATATATGGCCGCGTGTGGCTCGCCGAGAGAATGTCGTCGAGCTTAGGAGGCTAACTGTCGCCGAGTCAGCTTGGCTGCTCGACAAGCTGGTAGCCATGGTGTATGGCAGCCGAGTTAAAGGCGTGACTGATGTTGCCGAGTATGCTTCCCTCCTCAACCCAGCTCTGCTTGCTTCGACGGGGCTGCCAGCCGCACTCGAGAGGATAGCGAATACGCTTGCCGAGAAACTCACGGCCCTATGTAATGGCGAGAAGTCTGCTAGGCTGACTGTGCTCAACGCACCAGAAGTCCTGTCCAACGCCGAGGTTAACATAGAGGGCGTCTACGAGAAGGTACTTATTCTCGACGAGTATCTCGCAATCGAACACACGTGTGTACGCGAACTTGAGAAGCTGGGCATACCTCATGATAAAGCCCTCTTCGCGTGCAGGCTTGTACTCCTCTCGCGCAGCGGCGTACCAGAGAAGCTCGTTGACAATCTGGCTGCTGGCTTGTCACGCGCTCTGCGCT
The Pyrolobus fumarii 1A DNA segment above includes these coding regions:
- a CDS encoding 3-hydroxyacyl-CoA dehydrogenase/enoyl-CoA hydratase family protein; protein product: MPLRPEEIKTVLVVGAGVMGHGIAQVFAMNGYRVRLVDIKEEFLRRALERIRASLEKLASKGALREPIDAVMARIETSTDLRKAAEGIDYMVEAVPEKLEIKRQVFKTVDEVAPPHAILTTNTSSIPISEIAEATSRPEKVAGMHFFNPPQILKLVEVVRGAKTSDDTVETIVALAKRLGKEPVVVRKDVPGFIVNRVMIRILNESCRLVEKGVYTIEQVDAALRFKLGFPMGAFELADYIGLDVLVDLSKNMISRGFNMTLCKLFEEMVESGKLGVKSGEGFYKYPGPGKFLKPSLPPRVAKRVDYIQMVDMGVNEGAWLVENGVADPSDVDKATVLGLNLPMGILALGDLIGLDKILESIDSKAKRWGLPDYQAVSILREKVEKGETGVSAGKGFHEYRVEKMEFASGKVVARLEENIGWVILNRPEARNALNPDMLKGIREAIETLIARGARAIVLMGAGGVLSAGFDIRKIAETKPQKAWLEISEEFGKTARLLEEAPAAIIVAIDGYALGGGLELALAADIRIASDRATLGQPEINLGFIPGAGGTQRLVKHLGVSRALWLVMTGEMIDAETAEQWGLVADVVPASLLEFEARLLAKKLAEKPPLAIAAAKRVVRAAAESSLAAGLAAEAGMFSALLASEDAKEGIRAFLEKRRAAKFRGE